The genomic segment GATCTCGATGCGCAGGCGGCTGGCCGACTCGTCGATCAAGTCGATCGCCTTGTCGGGCAGGAAGCGGTCGGCGATGTAGCGGTTCGAGAGCTCGGCGGCGGCCACTATCGCGCTGTCAGTGATGCGCACGCCGTGATGGACCTCGTACTTCTCCTTGAGACCCCTCAAGATCGCGATCGTGTCCTCGACGCTGGGTTCGCCCACGTAGACCGGCTGGAACCGGCGCTCGAGGGCGGCATCCTTCTCGATGTGCTTGCGGTACTCGTCGAGCGTGGTGGCGCCGATCGCGTGCAGCTCGCCCCGGGCGAGCGCGGGCTTGAGCATGTTGCCCGCGTCCATCGCGCCTTCGGCCGCGCCTGCGCCGACGATGGTGTGCAACTCGTCGATGAACAGGATGATCTGACCAGCCGCCTCCTCAACCTCGCGCAGCACGGCCTTGAGGCGGTCCTCAAACTCGCCGCGATACTTCGCGCCCGCGACCATCGAAGCCAAGTCGAGCGTGATGACGTCCTTGTCGCGCAGGCTGGAAGGCACGTCGCCAGCGATGATTCTCTGCGCGAGCCCCTCGACGATGGCGGTCTTGCCCGTGCCCGGCTCGCCGATAAGCACCGGGTTGTTCTTGGTGCGGCGAGAGAGGACCTGGATGGTGCGGCGAATCTCGTCGACACGGCCGATGACGGGATCGAGTTTGCCGTCGCGCGCGGCCTGCGTGAGGTTGCGGCCGTAGCGCTCGAGCGCCTGGAACTGCGCCTCGGGGTTCTGGTCGGTGACCTTCGTGCCGCGCCGCAGCTCCTCAAGCGCCGCGGTGAGCCGCGCGCTGGTGGCGCCGGCGCGTTCGAGGACGCGGCCAGCCTCGCCCTTGTCGGCTGCGAGCGCAAGCAGAAGGTGCTCGGTCGAGACGTAGGCGTCCTTCATCTTCTCGGCGGCCTTGAACGAGTCGTTCAGCACCGTGTTGAGGCGCGGTCCCACTTGCAGGACCGCTCCCGTGACTTTGGGCGCCGAGGCAATGACATCGTTGATCGCAGCGTCGAGGGCCGCCGGGTCGGCGCCGACCTTCGACACCAAAGGCCGAATGATGCCCACGGCCTGGTCGAGCAGCGCCTTGAGCAGGTGCTCCGGCTCGATGGCGCCTGCGCTGGCGTCATCGGCGATGCCCTGTGCGGCCTCGATGGCTTCTTGGGCCTTGATGGTGAGTTTGTCGAGCCTCATGACGATCTCCTTCTAATGCGGCTGGCTGCCAGTCGCCCTCGCGCCGAACACGCGGCGCGTCATCTCTTCACTGCTCAAGCCGGAGCCGGCTTGTTCTTGGCCAAGCGTGACCACGCCCAAGCGGCCAGGTGTCAAAGCGGTCCGCCGGGGATTCGGCCCGAACGTACCCCCTCGAGCCAGCCGCCGATCGAACCGGGCCTGCGCTCGCTCATCTCGATACCTAACCCTCGCGCCGCACGACAGGCCCGTAGTCGATACGCACCAGCGCGCTGCTTACTTCTTGGCGGATGCTTTCGCGCGCAGCTCGGGCCGCCGCCTCGGCGCGCTGCATGCGGTCGATGGCCGCCTCGAGTTCGTCGTGCGCGGCTTCGAGTTCCCGTTGCAGCTCGATGATCCGCTCGACGCCAGCGAGATTGACGCCCTCGGCCTGCGTGAGCTGCTGGATGAAGATCAGCCGGTCGACGTCGGCCTGCGAGTACAGTCGCGTGTTGCCCGCCGAGCGCTGCGGCGCCACGAGCTGCTTGCGCTCGTAGATGCGCAGCGTCTGCGGGTGCACCCCAGCCAGCTCGGCTGCCACGCTGATCATGTACAGCGGCCTGTCCTGGTCGCCTCGCTTGCGCTGCTTCACGTCGATCGTCCTTCCTTGCCTCTGAGCCGCGTGGCTGCGTCTCTAGACGATATGGGCGCGCAGGTCTTCGGTGGTCTCGGCGGCGAACTGTTCAAGTGCCGTGCGCTGTGCGTCGGTGAGTTGCTTGGGTACCACGATGTGCGCCTTGACCTTCAGGTCGCCGGAACCGGATCCCTTGAGGTGCGGCGCGCCCTTTCCGCGGATGCGGAAGACCCTGTCGTCCTGCGTTCCGGCGGGAATCTTGAGCTTGACCTTGGCGCCGTCCGGAGCCGGGACGCGGACCTCGGTACCCAGCGCAGCCTCTGCGATCGAGATTGGCAGGCTTAGGACCACATCGGCGCCATCCCGCGTGTAGTAGGGATGCTTCTTGATGTGCGTGATCACGTACAGATCGCCCGTGGGACCGCCGTTGACGCCCGGCTCGCCTTTGGCTTTGAAGCGCAGCTTGCCGCCGTCGTTGGCGCCCGCCGGAACGTTGACCGTGACGGGCTTGCGGCGCCGCACCTTGCCTTGGCCACGACACGCCGAGCAGGGCTGCTCGATGATCGTACCTTCGCCACCGCAGCGCGGACATGGCCGAGAAAAGCCGAACATGCCCTGGCCCTCCGCCTGCGTTCCGCTTCCGCCGCACGCTGGACACGTCGTGGGGCTGGTGCCCGGCTTGGCGCCCGAACCGTTACACACGCTGCACGTCTCGATCGTCTCGGTGTCGACCTGCGTTGACATGCCCGAGAACGCCTGCTCGAACGTGAGGTCCAAGTCGAGCTGAACGTCTCGGCCACGCTGCGGCTGGGGCTGCCGACGAGCTTGTCGCCCGCCGCCACCGCCACCACCGAAGCCACTGAACACGCTGCCGAACAGGTCGCCGAGGTCGCCCATGTCGACGGTCTGGTACTGGACACCGCCGCCACCGGACCGTCCGCCGCCACCCGCTCCATACCCCGGGGGCACGCCTCCAGCGAAGTACTGCCCGTACTGGTCGTACTGGCTCCGCTTCTCGGCGTCGGAGAGGACCTCGTAGGCCTCGTTGATCTCTTTGAACTTCTCCTCGTCGCCACCCGCGTCGGGATGGTGCTTGCGCGCGAGACGGCGGAACGCCTTCTTGACCTCATCGGTCGAAGCGTCCTTCTTAATTCCGAGTGTGTCGTAGTAGTTCGCAGTAGCCGTCATGGCTTACTCCTGGGCCTGGGGCCCTCCGGTAGAGACGACCACCATCGCCGAGCGGATCACGCGCTCGCCAAGCGAGTAGCCCTTCTGGAACACCTCGATGACCGTACCATCCGGCACGCTGGTGTCCTCGCGCTGGCTGACCGCCTGCTGCACCATCGGATCGAAGTGCTCGCCGGTGGGGTCGATCACCGACACGCCCTCCTTGCCCAGCACGCCGAGAATCTGCGCATGCACGGCCTCGACGCCCGCAAGCAGGTGCTTCAGGTCGCCGCCGGCGGTCGTGTGCTCGATGGCG from the Coriobacteriia bacterium genome contains:
- a CDS encoding helix-turn-helix transcriptional regulator, producing MISVAAELAGVHPQTLRIYERKQLVAPQRSAGNTRLYSQADVDRLIFIQQLTQAEGVNLAGVERIIELQRELEAAHDELEAAIDRMQRAEAAARAARESIRQEVSSALVRIDYGPVVRREG
- the dnaJ gene encoding molecular chaperone DnaJ → MTATANYYDTLGIKKDASTDEVKKAFRRLARKHHPDAGGDEEKFKEINEAYEVLSDAEKRSQYDQYGQYFAGGVPPGYGAGGGGRSGGGGVQYQTVDMGDLGDLFGSVFSGFGGGGGGGRQARRQPQPQRGRDVQLDLDLTFEQAFSGMSTQVDTETIETCSVCNGSGAKPGTSPTTCPACGGSGTQAEGQGMFGFSRPCPRCGGEGTIIEQPCSACRGQGKVRRRKPVTVNVPAGANDGGKLRFKAKGEPGVNGGPTGDLYVITHIKKHPYYTRDGADVVLSLPISIAEAALGTEVRVPAPDGAKVKLKIPAGTQDDRVFRIRGKGAPHLKGSGSGDLKVKAHIVVPKQLTDAQRTALEQFAAETTEDLRAHIV